In the genome of Streptomyces pactum, one region contains:
- a CDS encoding glycoside hydrolase family 9 protein — protein MNRRRTALLSLTALIAAGLTAVPAGPAGADEVEQIRNGTFDTTTDGWWSDNVTLGLSDGRVCADVPGGTVNRWDAGVGQNDLTLVKGESYRFSFSATGTPEGNSVRAVVGLQVSPYDAYHEVTPQLSVSGNTYTYTFTSPVDTTQGQVAFQLGGASDPWRFCLDDVSLLGGVPPERYEPDTGPRVRVNQVGYLPGGPKNATLVTDATVRQPWQLKNASGAVIARGWSVPRGVDPSSGQNVHSIHFSDHRTAGTDLTLVADGEISRPFDIGTAAYEKLRLDAAKFYYTQRSGTAIRDDLRPGYGREAGHVDIAPNQGDGNVPCQPGVCDYTLDVTGGWYDAGDHGKYVVNGGISVWQLLSTYERAKFARTGQAEKLGDGSLNIPESGNKVPDILDEARWELEFLLKMQVPDGRPLAGMAHHKIHDEQWTGLPLMPSADPQKRELHPPTTAATLNLAATAAQAARLYKPYDSRFAATALAAARKAWVAALAHPDVLASESDGIGGGTYADRDTTDEFYWAATELYLTTGAEEFEDHLLKSPVHSADIFKPVSFDWAGTAVPARLDLATVPNRLPGRDKVRQSVRVGADRYLATLKAHPYGMPYAPAGHRYDWGSTHQMLNNAVVLATAYDITGSAKYRDGAVQSMDYIFGRNALNISYVTGYGEVSAENQHSRWYARQLDPELPRPPVGSLSGGPNSSIQDPLAQSKLQGCIGQFCFIDDIQSWSTNELTINWNSALTWMASFVADQR, from the coding sequence GGGCTGTCCGACGGCAGGGTCTGCGCCGACGTGCCGGGCGGCACGGTGAACCGCTGGGACGCCGGCGTCGGCCAGAACGACCTCACGCTCGTCAAGGGGGAGTCCTACCGGTTCAGCTTCAGCGCGACGGGCACGCCCGAGGGCAACTCCGTCCGTGCCGTCGTGGGCCTGCAGGTCTCGCCGTACGACGCGTACCACGAGGTCACACCGCAGCTGAGCGTCTCCGGGAACACGTACACCTACACCTTCACCTCCCCCGTCGACACCACTCAGGGGCAGGTCGCCTTCCAGCTCGGCGGCGCCTCCGATCCCTGGCGCTTCTGTCTGGACGACGTGTCACTCCTGGGTGGGGTGCCGCCGGAGCGGTACGAGCCCGACACCGGCCCCCGGGTCAGGGTCAACCAAGTCGGCTACCTGCCCGGCGGGCCCAAGAACGCCACTCTCGTCACCGACGCGACCGTGCGGCAGCCGTGGCAGCTGAAGAACGCCTCCGGCGCCGTCATCGCCCGCGGCTGGAGCGTCCCCCGCGGCGTGGACCCCTCCTCCGGGCAGAACGTCCACTCGATCCACTTCAGCGACCACCGCACCGCAGGGACGGACCTCACCCTGGTCGCCGACGGCGAGATCAGCCGCCCCTTCGACATCGGCACCGCCGCCTACGAGAAACTCCGCTTGGACGCCGCGAAGTTCTACTACACCCAGCGCAGCGGGACCGCGATCCGCGACGACCTGCGGCCCGGGTACGGCCGCGAGGCCGGTCACGTCGACATCGCCCCCAACCAGGGCGACGGGAACGTGCCCTGCCAGCCCGGTGTCTGCGACTACACCCTCGACGTCACCGGCGGCTGGTACGACGCCGGCGACCACGGCAAGTACGTCGTCAACGGCGGCATCTCCGTCTGGCAGCTCCTCAGCACCTACGAGCGCGCCAAGTTCGCCCGCACCGGGCAGGCCGAGAAACTGGGCGACGGCTCGCTGAACATCCCCGAGAGCGGCAACAAGGTCCCCGACATCCTCGACGAGGCCCGCTGGGAGCTGGAGTTCCTGCTCAAGATGCAGGTGCCGGACGGCAGGCCGCTCGCCGGCATGGCCCACCACAAGATCCACGACGAGCAGTGGACCGGCCTGCCGCTGATGCCCTCCGCCGACCCGCAGAAGCGCGAACTGCACCCGCCGACCACCGCGGCCACCCTGAACCTCGCGGCGACCGCCGCCCAGGCGGCCCGCCTGTACAAGCCGTACGACTCCCGGTTCGCGGCCACCGCGCTCGCCGCGGCCCGCAAGGCCTGGGTCGCGGCCCTCGCCCACCCCGACGTCCTCGCTTCCGAGAGCGACGGCATCGGCGGGGGCACCTACGCCGACCGTGACACCACCGACGAGTTCTACTGGGCGGCGACCGAGCTGTACCTGACCACGGGTGCCGAGGAGTTCGAGGACCACCTCCTGAAGTCCCCGGTCCACAGCGCCGACATCTTCAAGCCGGTCAGCTTCGACTGGGCGGGCACGGCCGTCCCCGCCCGGCTCGACCTCGCCACCGTCCCGAACCGGCTGCCCGGTCGCGACAAGGTCCGCCAGTCCGTACGCGTGGGAGCCGACCGCTACCTGGCCACGCTGAAGGCCCACCCGTACGGCATGCCGTACGCCCCCGCGGGCCACAGGTACGACTGGGGCTCCACCCACCAGATGCTCAACAACGCCGTCGTCCTGGCCACCGCCTACGACATCACCGGAAGTGCGAAGTACCGCGACGGGGCCGTCCAGAGCATGGACTACATCTTTGGCCGCAACGCCCTGAACATCTCGTACGTCACCGGCTACGGCGAGGTCAGCGCGGAGAACCAGCACAGCCGCTGGTACGCCCGCCAGCTCGACCCGGAGCTGCCCCGTCCGCCCGTCGGCTCGCTGTCCGGCGGTCCGAACTCGAGCATCCAAGACCCGCTCGCTCAGAGTAAACTCCAGGGCTGCATCGGACAGTTCTGCTTCATCGACGACATCCAGTCCTGGTCGACCAACGAACTCACCATCAACTGGAACTCCGCCCTC